One window of Trichoderma breve strain T069 chromosome 3, whole genome shotgun sequence genomic DNA carries:
- a CDS encoding HOOK protein domain-containing protein: MLTYNQRAQTALLKAINRVFDLDRDAESLEGLSNGITLGHILHELDSEFDPSHLESNPGATKTLANKRNRQAIYKGLFRFIRRQIPELSCQAKKFDYHAFVENPEPQGISQLLAVMVSAAAMGPDNQKYVPRIQNGLDRDTQAEIMQIIRAMQQDIANSKDDDELDEAIDAAMGARDIELLVEEQNAALRQQLDITKKTLSDYITRLEHLQQSHEELAYDKEKTDRELEVLRKATQDEAHSAKTIKHLEEQVHEQMEIIARNEEVIRSSQKSVSQLESEVQRLSQKNMQADEFRDQMAEWKHKAEELEKKANMAERYKQKLESQQSLVREVQNLQYERAELQEQLRSLMEERDKSDRTKKAEDELTKMITQSEQHLWDERNQKAQLLKDVTALQEELMRLQAQRTHDEHFIQDLQEQLQHNGGSTVQEVDISETSTPFNLEDELLIASKEDTQTNMPLELSRLRAENELIRKTVGSHGDASMLRRELEELKRQRERLQQNFNAIFEKYTITNDHMQALMSDNADEGTEAFIKLRQELTRLELEFEQARKLTNSLETQLADKTRELLAAQADLSAVQKDSITALYELKSTDKLISTSLTKELEQLREETSFITNERDALKSQLIEALLANDKLRKDSDESKDLQDAAGSSTDGDGSEAAKKAAEKVEKLRERLIQRNQQLEKSEQERLELQARLKAAQLGEISAAQKAASDHIIKNLQRENALIATAWYDLTSRLQSNHVVLQRRHDAPKSWLNKQRQLVNGQLRQRDMLYLY, from the exons ATGCTGACATACAACCAACGTGCCCAAACGGCACTCTTAAAGGCT ATTAATCGTGTCTTCGATCTAGATCGTGATGCTGAATCCCTCGAAGGGCTCTCGAATGGGATAACCCTGGGCCACATCTTGCATGAATTGGATTCCGAGTTCGACCCGTCGCATCTTGAATCAAATCCAGGGGCAACGAAAACCTTAGCCAACAAACGCAACAGACAAGCCATCTACAAGGGCCTCTTTCGTTTTATTCGCCGCCAGATTCCCGAACTCAGCTGTCAGGCAAAAAAGTTCGACTATCATGCTTTCGTCGAGAATCCTGAGCCGCAGGGTATCAGTCAG CTCCTGGCTGTCATGGTCTCGGCTGCCGCGATGGGCCCAGATAATCAAAAATATGTCCCCAGAATTCAGAATGGGCTAGACCGGGATACACAAGCCGAGATCATGCAGATAATTCGAGCTATGCAACAAGATATTGCCAATTccaaagatgacgacgagctAGATGAGGCAATCGATGCTGCTATGGGAGCTCGTGATATCGAGCTTCTCGTAGAGGAACAAAATGCTGCTTTGCGACAGCAACTTGATATAACGAAGAAGACTCTTTCAGACTACATCACTCGCTTagagcatctgcagcagagcCACGAAGAGCTTGCGtatgacaaagaaaaaacggATCGCGAACTCGAAGTTCTACGAAAAGCAACCCAAGACGAGGCACATAGTGCGAAGACCATTAAGCATCTGGAAGAACAAGTCCACGAACAGATGGAGATAATCGCCAGGAACGAAGAGGTCATTCGTAGCAGTCAAAAATCCGTTTCTCAATTGGAGAGCGAGGTGCAGCGCCTGAGTCAAAAAAATATGCAAGCGGATGAGTTTCGTGATCAAATGGCAGAATGGAAGCACAAAGCagaggagcttgagaagaaggccaataTGGCGGAACGTTACAAACAGAAACTGGAATCACAGCAGAGTCTAGTGAGAGAAGTACAGAATCTACAGTACGAACGAGCAGAGCTCCAAGAGCAGCTCCGATCACtcatggaagagagagataagaGTGACCGTACCAAGAAAGCGGAGGATGAGTTAACGAAAATGATCACGCAGTCTGAACAACATCTATGGGATGAGCGCAACCAGAAGGCCCAACTTCTGAAAGATGTTACAGCTCTCCAGGAAGAACTCATGCGATTACAAGCTCAAAGAACACATGATGAGCATTTCATCCAAGACTTGCAGGAACAGTTGCAGCACAACGGCGGCAGTACGGTGCAAGAAGTTGATATTAGCGAAACTTCGACACCATTCAACCTCGAGGATGAACTTCTCATTGCGTCAAAGGAAGACACACAGACTAACATGCCATTGGAGCTTTCTAGATTGAGAGCAGAGAATGAATTGATTCGGAAGACGGTGGGATCTCATGGAGATGCCTCCATGCTCCGACGAGAGTTAGAAGAGCTTAAACGACAACGAGAACGACTTCAACAAAACTTCAACGCCATATTTGAGAAATATACCATCACGAATGATCACATGCAGGCTCTGATGAGTGATAATGCTGATGAAGG GACCGAGGCATTCATTAAACTTCGACAAGAGTTGACACGATTAGAACTTGAATTTGAACAGGCCAGGAAGCTGACAAATAGCCTTGAAACCCAGCTGGCAGACAAGACCCGAGAATTGCTTGCTGCGCAAGCCGACTTGTCTGCGGTCCAAAAGGACAGCATCACAGCATTATATGAGTTGAAGAGCACGGATAAACTGATATCAACTTCATTGACAAAGGAACTTGAGCAATTGAGGGAAGAAACTAGTTTTATAACGAATGAGCGGGACGCACTGAAATCACAGCTCATTGAGGCTTTGCTAGCGAATGACAAACTCAGAAAAGACTCAGATGAGAGCAAAGATTTGCAAGATGCCGCTGGTTCCTCGACAGACGGCGACGGCTCAGAAGCCGCTAAGAAGGCCGCAGAAAAGGTTGAAAAGTTACGAGAACGCCTTATTCAGAGAAATCAG CAACTCGAAAAGTCAGAACAGGAAAGGCTCGAATTACAAGCCAGACTGAAGGCAGCACAACTTGGGGAAATCTCGGCAGCTCAAAAG GCTGCATCCGATCATATTATCAAGAACCTCCAAAGGGAAAACGCACTTATTGCCACCGCCTGGTATGACCTTACGAGCCGACTTCAGAGCAACCACGTCGTACTTCAGCGCCGGCATGATGCTCCCAAGAGCTGGCTTAACAAACAGAGGCAGTTGGTGAATGGTCAGTTGCGCCAACGCGACATGCTCTACCTCTACTGA